DNA from Prunus persica cultivar Lovell chromosome G6, Prunus_persica_NCBIv2, whole genome shotgun sequence:
AAGATACCCATTTTACACAACTAGAATGATCCAAATTGCTTTGCCTGCgattgttcttgttcttttgcTCTGCTGTATATGTCTTGATTGTAGTGATGTGATGATTTACTTCAACCAGGCTGGTATTATAATAGGTCCCACCATTCTAGGGCGGTATGTGACGTTTATGCGTTACTTGTTCCCTCCAGAAGGCAGAGTGACTCTTCAAATATTTGCAAATTTGGGTTTCATGCTTCACTTCTTCATACTAGGAGTTCAGTTAAATGCAAACTTACTGAAAAAGGTAGGAACTAATGCTGCACTAATAGGGAGCCTGGCTTTTGCTATGCCTTATGTTATTGGTGGCTTGTCCTACTTGACCATGCGCTCCCTAATGCCTATGGACCAGACATTAAGAACTGGCCTTGTAGTGGTAGTGACAGCGAATTCCCTTTCTTCCTTTCCTGTCATTATCAGCCTCCTTTCTGAGTTAAATATTCTCAATTCGGAACTGGGACACTTAGCCATCTACACCTCGATGGTCAGTGATTTGTGCTGCGTGTgtatggctacaactttgaCAACAGTTGGTGCGTTCCGCGAACACTCCAAATGGAATTCGTTATCATCTATGTTCTGGATggtcttctttgtttttgttgttctttttgttttgcgGCCTTTCATACTATGGTTAACCAAAAATACCCCAGAAGGACAACAGTTGGAGGAGTTTCACTTCTTTGTCATTCTTGTACTTGTCTTTGGGTGTGCCTTCTGTAGCCAGTATCTTGGCCGGCAATCTGCATTTGGCCCTTTATTGTTGGGCATTGTCTTGCCTGAAGGACCACCGATAGCGACAACCGTGGTAAAGAAGCTCGACACCGTCACAAATGGGCTGTTCATTCCCGTTTTCTTTGCGATTAGTGGCTTGACTACAGACTTAATGGCCTTCCGAGGACGGAGAGCTTTGGCCATAACCGAGTTAGTCATCATTATGGGATATGTAGGGAAGTTCGTGGGCACACTTCTGCCTGCACTTTATTTCGGAGTTCCTTTCCAGGATGCTACATCTCTTGCTCTAATCATGTGTTGCAAAGGCATCATCGATGTTgctatatataatgcatggaGGGACGGCAAGGTGATTCGATAACCCCCTGCCCCTATCTAGTTCTGTAGATTTGTTTCTTCCAATTGGCAAATTTTGTGGGCTTTTCATTATTTTGCTAATTTATGTACCTGCTTATTCAATCTTGCACAGATCATGGATGACCTTTGTTTTGGCCTTCTCTTAATTACAATGCTGATTGTAACCGGCATTGCCAGAATTATGGTAGGTCGTCTCTACGATCCATCGAGGAGGTACACAGCCTACGGGAGAAGGACCATTCTCAACTCTAGCAACAACAGCAGGCTCCGGATTTTGGTCTGTATCCAAAACGAAGAACATGTCCCGGGCCTCATAAACCTCCTTGAAGCCTCTAATCCCACGAGGTTCAATCCCATTACAGTCTTCGTTCTACAATTGAGTGAACTCACTGGCCATGCAGTCGCTTCGCTTGTTCCCCACTACCATCTGAAGAAAGTTACATCTCAGGCCACCAGTTCTGAACACATTGTCAACGCCTTCAACAGATATGAGCAGCGCCAACAAGGGAGTGCTCTGGTGCAGCACTTCAACGCAATTGCGCCGTATTCAAGTATGCATGACGACGTATGCAGTTTGGCACTGGACAAGAGTACCACCATTGTAATCCTTCCTTACCACAAGCAATGGACAATATTTGGATCAGTGGGAGCAACAAACCGTTCTATTAAATATGTCAACGGCAAAATCATGAACAAGGCTCCTTGCTCTGTTGGCTTCCTGATTGACCGTGGCCAACTAGGTGGTAACCCCTCTGTCGTAATAGGGAAGACATTTTATCGAATCGCCTTACTCTTCTTTGGCGGTGTGGATGATTTGGAGGCACTTGCCTATGGCAGACGCATGGCTGAGCATCCGAATATCAGCTTCACACTGGTTAGATTCAAACACGAAAAAGTGCCCACCAAAAAGGGGGAGGTTAATCCTGAACACGAACTGTTACGTGAGTACATGATCAGAGCAGCAATGAGCAAGGAGAAAAACCAGTACAGAGAGGAGACTGTGAAAGACGGGTCTGAAACTACGCAGATAATACGTTCTATGGAGGatggttttgatttggtgaTTGTGGGTTGCCACCATGATCCAGAGTCACCACTTTTATTAGGCCTAATGAATGCAGATTGGGTGGAGTGCCCTGAGCTTGGGGTCATCGGAGACATTCTAGCCGCTACAGATTTTACATTTTCAGTTTTGGTGGTGCAGCAACAGCCACCAACATCCACTTGCAGCAGATCAGTACAATCGCGTGTCTTTCCTGCTTCCTTTGATGATGAAGGAGATTGTCCACCACCTCACTCTACAAATCCAATAAGTAGTGATGAGTCAAAAAGATGCCCAGTCTAGCATGTCCTTCACTTTCAGTGTAGTGTTTTTCTGTAGAAATAGGAGGtctgcttttgtttttatcaaaCAAAGTGTATATTGTTTTAGCGCCAAGAGTTCTTCTATGTACagaatgatgaagaagagacACGTGAGAAAATCTTATTTATACTCAATTTTCTTAAGTTTCTGATTCCATTTATTGACATAGTCAATTGTTTAGGGTGTAAAAGGTTTTATTCTCAGATTCGTTAATTGCTCCGATTTTAGGTTTTAAATGAACACGATGGAAATGACATATCTTTCTACAACATGGTGGACTTTTGATAGTTAAAGAAATCCAAATCGAGATAATTATGAAGTTAAAGTTTGTCACAAATGCCTCCATCTtcgacttttttttttccattagtAAGACCTCAATCTCCTCTAATAGACTTAACAGAAAATGCAATCTTTCATATGAACCTAAATTAGATTTCCTATCAAAGGCAGACATTCAAACTTAATGTGTGTTTGAAGGCGGAGAATAAGTTTATAATTTACACAAAATTCAGGATTTATGGAATGCCATATAATGtagatttttctataaaattgaTGTAAGTTTACGAATGAAAATAACCATACGTTACAACGTGATTCATTTTCGAGTTCTAGAATGTCTCTTTTCTCGGACAGTCTCtacatcaaaataattttggccAACTCATTCTTTCTGTATAACCATTTTCTCTAGAAAACCAATGCCGTTCTTTCTGTATAACCCTTTTCTCTAGAAAACCAATGCCAGTCAG
Protein-coding regions in this window:
- the LOC18773682 gene encoding cation/H(+) antiporter 14; translated protein: MSLGTVTGPYTEEFLVCQSIHKICPKSLWHDIHIFDYALPVLLVQTILIFFVSRFIYFVLRPVQQSMMMAQLLAGIIIGPTILGRYVTFMRYLFPPEGRVTLQIFANLGFMLHFFILGVQLNANLLKKVGTNAALIGSLAFAMPYVIGGLSYLTMRSLMPMDQTLRTGLVVVVTANSLSSFPVIISLLSELNILNSELGHLAIYTSMVSDLCCVCMATTLTTVGAFREHSKWNSLSSMFWMVFFVFVVLFVLRPFILWLTKNTPEGQQLEEFHFFVILVLVFGCAFCSQYLGRQSAFGPLLLGIVLPEGPPIATTVVKKLDTVTNGLFIPVFFAISGLTTDLMAFRGRRALAITELVIIMGYVGKFVGTLLPALYFGVPFQDATSLALIMCCKGIIDVAIYNAWRDGKIMDDLCFGLLLITMLIVTGIARIMVGRLYDPSRRYTAYGRRTILNSSNNSRLRILVCIQNEEHVPGLINLLEASNPTRFNPITVFVLQLSELTGHAVASLVPHYHLKKVTSQATSSEHIVNAFNRYEQRQQGSALVQHFNAIAPYSSMHDDVCSLALDKSTTIVILPYHKQWTIFGSVGATNRSIKYVNGKIMNKAPCSVGFLIDRGQLGGNPSVVIGKTFYRIALLFFGGVDDLEALAYGRRMAEHPNISFTLVRFKHEKVPTKKGEVNPEHELLREYMIRAAMSKEKNQYREETVKDGSETTQIIRSMEDGFDLVIVGCHHDPESPLLLGLMNADWVECPELGVIGDILAATDFTFSVLVVQQQPPTSTCSRSVQSRVFPASFDDEGDCPPPHSTNPISSDESKRCPV